A genomic segment from Actinoplanes sichuanensis encodes:
- a CDS encoding UxaA family hydrolase has translation MTQSDLREVALLLREQDDVAVATRDLAAGEVLRHDGRELTVANPVPRGHKIALRDLTTGTPIHKYGQVIGRTTADVPAGDHVHAHNLGMAAVDHEYEFGTALVEIPPAEYGRTFQGYRRSDGSVGTRNFVGIVTSVNCSASTARMIADQFRGPIMDVYPNVDGVVALAHDSGCGMVPASEGGQILLRTLRGYASHPNIGGILVLGLGCEMIGVDTLLAGLPDDSDTIVERLTIQDTGGVRATVRAGADVVRTLLERLNERRRETFPASKLVVGLNCGGSDGYSGITANPALGHASDLLVAQGATTVLAETPEVFGAEHLLTRRAVSKEVGQRLLDRIAWWHRYVEAGGGTLDNNPSPGNKAGGLTTILEKSLGAVAKGGSAPLTAVYEYAEKITDRGFTFMDTPGYDPVSVTGLVAGGATVVVFTTGRGSVLGGKPAPVLKVATNSETYQRMREDMDLDTGGIVTGSLTITDAGEQIFEAILAVASGQVTCSEDLDLGRDEFIPWQLGAVT, from the coding sequence ATGACGCAATCCGACCTGCGCGAAGTGGCACTGCTGCTGCGTGAGCAAGACGACGTCGCCGTGGCGACCCGGGACCTCGCCGCCGGGGAGGTGCTGCGGCACGACGGGCGGGAGCTGACCGTCGCGAATCCGGTGCCCCGCGGCCACAAGATCGCTCTGCGGGACCTCACGACCGGGACGCCGATCCACAAATACGGACAGGTGATCGGGCGGACCACCGCCGACGTGCCGGCCGGTGATCATGTGCACGCGCACAACCTGGGAATGGCCGCGGTCGATCACGAGTACGAGTTCGGGACCGCGCTCGTCGAGATCCCGCCGGCCGAGTACGGGCGCACCTTCCAGGGCTACCGGCGCAGCGACGGCAGTGTCGGCACACGGAACTTCGTCGGCATCGTGACCTCGGTGAACTGTTCGGCGTCGACGGCCCGGATGATCGCCGACCAGTTCCGGGGGCCGATCATGGACGTCTACCCGAACGTGGACGGTGTGGTCGCGCTCGCCCACGACTCCGGCTGTGGCATGGTTCCGGCCAGTGAGGGTGGGCAGATCCTCCTGCGGACGCTGCGCGGCTACGCGAGTCACCCGAACATCGGCGGGATCCTCGTGCTCGGGCTGGGCTGCGAGATGATCGGCGTGGACACGCTGCTGGCCGGGCTGCCGGACGACTCGGACACGATCGTCGAGCGGCTCACCATTCAGGACACCGGCGGGGTCCGGGCGACCGTGCGGGCCGGGGCGGACGTGGTCCGTACGCTGCTGGAGCGCCTGAACGAGCGCCGCCGCGAGACGTTCCCCGCCTCGAAACTGGTGGTCGGCCTGAACTGCGGCGGCTCCGACGGCTACTCCGGGATCACCGCCAACCCGGCTCTCGGGCACGCCTCCGATCTGCTCGTGGCGCAGGGCGCGACGACCGTGCTGGCCGAGACGCCGGAGGTGTTCGGTGCCGAGCACCTGCTCACCCGGCGGGCGGTCAGCAAGGAGGTCGGGCAGCGGCTGCTCGACCGGATCGCCTGGTGGCACCGGTATGTCGAGGCGGGCGGCGGCACCCTGGACAACAACCCGTCTCCCGGCAACAAGGCGGGCGGCCTGACCACGATCCTGGAGAAGTCACTCGGCGCGGTGGCGAAGGGCGGTTCGGCGCCGCTGACCGCCGTCTACGAGTACGCCGAGAAGATCACCGACCGGGGCTTCACCTTCATGGACACGCCCGGCTACGACCCGGTGTCGGTGACCGGCCTGGTCGCGGGCGGTGCCACGGTCGTCGTGTTCACCACCGGCCGGGGTTCGGTGCTGGGCGGCAAACCGGCGCCGGTGCTGAAGGTCGCCACCAACTCGGAGACCTACCAGCGGATGCGCGAGGACATGGACCTCGATACCGGCGGCATCGTCACCGGATCGCTGACCATCACCGACGCCGGGGAGCAGATCTTCGAGGCGATCCTGGCGGTGGCCTCCGGCCAGGTGACCTGCAGTGAGGACCTCGATCTGGGCCGCGACGAGTTCATCCCGTGGCAGCTCGGAGCAGTGACCTAA
- a CDS encoding SPFH domain-containing protein encodes MADVTRRLHLRHLRGAPTSWVSHTLKGTEKRSGTGLSFWYRPLTAVLSEVPVDDRELPLLFHARTEDFADVTVQATVTYRFSDPAAAAGRLDFSIDPYHGKWRGQPLDQVATLLAELAQQPALDLLARVPLAEALTTGIAGVRQSVADALATDPRLTETGVSVVSARVVAIRPEPDLERALQTPTREQVQQDADKATYARRAHAVQQERQIAENELQSKIELARRQQELVEQHGANTRREAELDAETQLVAARAEADRKEVASIAAAERAKRIAASEAEGTRLRDEARAAGARIVGLAEAEAEAARLAAYQDLPPAVLQALALKELAGHLPSVNELTITPDVLTKLVGRLGQ; translated from the coding sequence ATGGCCGACGTGACGCGACGCCTCCACCTGCGGCACCTGCGCGGCGCTCCGACGAGCTGGGTCAGCCACACCCTCAAGGGCACCGAGAAGCGCTCGGGCACCGGGCTCTCGTTCTGGTATCGGCCACTGACCGCGGTGCTGTCCGAGGTTCCGGTCGACGACCGGGAGCTGCCGCTGCTCTTCCACGCCCGCACCGAGGACTTCGCCGATGTGACCGTGCAGGCCACCGTCACCTACCGGTTCAGTGACCCGGCCGCGGCCGCCGGCCGGCTCGACTTCTCCATCGACCCGTACCACGGCAAGTGGCGCGGCCAGCCGCTCGACCAGGTCGCCACGCTGCTCGCCGAGCTGGCCCAGCAGCCGGCCCTGGACCTGCTGGCCCGGGTGCCGCTGGCCGAGGCGCTGACCACCGGGATCGCCGGGGTCCGGCAGTCGGTCGCGGACGCGCTGGCCACCGACCCGCGACTGACCGAGACCGGCGTGTCGGTGGTCAGTGCCCGGGTGGTCGCGATCCGCCCGGAGCCCGACCTGGAGCGGGCGCTGCAGACCCCGACGCGGGAGCAGGTGCAGCAGGACGCGGACAAGGCGACGTACGCCCGCCGCGCCCACGCCGTCCAGCAGGAACGGCAGATCGCCGAGAACGAGCTGCAGTCCAAGATCGAACTGGCTCGGCGGCAGCAGGAGCTGGTCGAGCAGCACGGCGCCAACACCCGGCGGGAGGCCGAGCTGGACGCCGAGACCCAGCTGGTCGCGGCCCGGGCCGAGGCCGACCGCAAGGAGGTCGCGAGCATCGCGGCCGCCGAGCGGGCCAAGCGGATCGCGGCCAGCGAGGCCGAGGGCACCCGGCTCCGCGACGAGGCCCGCGCGGCCGGCGCCCGGATCGTCGGCCTGGCCGAGGCGGAGGCCGAGGCCGCGCGCCTGGCCGCCTACCAGGACCTGCCGCCGGCCGTGCTGCAGGCGCTGGCGCTCAAGGAGCTGGCCGGTCACCTCCCGTCGGTCAACGAGCTCACCATCACCCCGGACGTGCTCACCAAGCTGGTCGGACGGCTCGGGCAATGA
- a CDS encoding diacylglycerol kinase catalytic domain-containing protein, whose amino-acid sequence MSTLTPRIVIVSRRSELDELLARHGTLGAAAYFLRQRGRDLDEVTARHEALKAALTEVGAAVPADWRRGHVERGDLPRFLFAPEDVIVAVGQDGLVANVAKYLDGQPVIGVDPEPGRNPGVLARHRAGGVAARLHDRVRGSQERTMVVARLDDGQELYGLNEVYIGHAGHQSARYVLTTPEGARERQSSSGLIIGTGTGATGWCASIARERAATPPLPAPDDPALCWFVREAWPSPATGVTQTSGLLSGGAELELTSESERLVVFADGLESDALELSWGQRIRIGVAAKKLRLG is encoded by the coding sequence ATGAGCACCCTCACCCCGCGGATCGTGATCGTGTCGCGGCGTAGCGAGCTCGACGAGCTGCTCGCCCGGCACGGCACGCTCGGCGCCGCGGCGTACTTCCTGCGTCAGCGGGGCCGCGACCTGGACGAGGTGACGGCCCGGCACGAGGCGCTGAAGGCCGCGCTCACCGAGGTGGGCGCGGCCGTCCCGGCCGACTGGCGGCGCGGTCACGTGGAGCGCGGTGACCTGCCGCGGTTCCTGTTCGCGCCGGAGGACGTGATCGTGGCGGTCGGCCAGGACGGCCTGGTGGCGAACGTGGCGAAGTATCTGGACGGCCAGCCGGTGATCGGGGTCGACCCGGAGCCCGGCCGCAATCCGGGGGTGCTGGCCCGCCACCGGGCCGGTGGGGTCGCGGCGCGGCTGCACGACCGGGTCCGGGGCAGCCAGGAGCGGACCATGGTGGTGGCCCGGCTGGACGACGGCCAGGAGCTGTACGGCCTGAACGAGGTCTACATCGGGCACGCCGGCCACCAGTCGGCCCGCTACGTGCTGACCACCCCGGAGGGCGCCCGGGAGCGGCAGTCGTCGTCCGGCCTGATCATCGGCACCGGCACCGGGGCGACCGGCTGGTGCGCGTCGATCGCCCGGGAACGAGCCGCCACTCCCCCGCTGCCGGCCCCGGACGATCCGGCGCTGTGCTGGTTCGTCCGGGAGGCGTGGCCGTCCCCGGCGACCGGGGTCACCCAGACGTCCGGCCTGCTCAGCGGCGGTGCCGAGCTGGAGTTGACGAGCGAGTCGGAGCGGCTCGTGGTGTTCGCCGACGGCCTGGAGTCGGACGCCCTGGAACTGTCCTGGGGTCAGCGGATCCGGATCGGCGTGGCGGCGAAGAAGCTGCGCCTCGGTTGA
- a CDS encoding LacI family DNA-binding transcriptional regulator, whose amino-acid sequence MRTTVQDVARAAGVSVSTVSRALTGGSVSPSTREAVMAVAHRLGYQPNRAARGLITGRTGNLGLIVPDLRNPFFADVAKGVTARARAVDCGVFISDTDEDPVAELEAIATLRHNTDGILLCSPRARDAELLKAADPQNTVLLHRRVPGLSSVVADIVDGTRQAIRHLRALGHRRIAYVSGPEDSWASRQRLAGLAEFRADDDLEILPVGSVAPTFDGGVLAGDLVLAGPATAVLAYNDLVAMGLLHRLAARGAVVPERMSVVGYDDISFAAMSHPPLTSVAVPKDRAGAIGLDLLLGRGSMTAAQGAEVILPTTLVVRASSAAV is encoded by the coding sequence GTGCGCACGACCGTGCAGGATGTCGCGCGTGCCGCAGGCGTCTCGGTCTCGACGGTGTCCCGTGCCCTGACCGGCGGCAGTGTCAGCCCGTCCACCCGCGAGGCGGTGATGGCGGTCGCGCACCGACTCGGGTACCAACCCAACCGGGCCGCCCGGGGGCTGATCACCGGCCGTACCGGAAACCTGGGGTTGATCGTCCCCGATCTGCGTAATCCGTTCTTCGCCGACGTCGCCAAGGGGGTCACCGCCCGGGCCCGGGCGGTCGACTGCGGGGTGTTCATCAGCGACACCGACGAGGATCCGGTCGCCGAGCTGGAGGCGATCGCCACGCTGCGGCACAACACCGACGGGATTCTGCTCTGCTCGCCCCGAGCCCGGGACGCCGAGCTGCTGAAGGCGGCCGACCCGCAGAACACGGTGCTGCTGCACCGGCGGGTGCCCGGCCTGTCGTCGGTGGTGGCCGACATCGTCGACGGCACCCGGCAGGCGATCCGGCATCTGCGTGCGCTCGGGCATCGGCGGATCGCGTACGTCTCCGGCCCGGAGGACTCGTGGGCGTCCCGGCAGCGGCTGGCCGGGCTCGCCGAGTTCCGGGCCGACGACGATCTGGAGATCCTGCCGGTCGGTTCGGTGGCGCCCACGTTCGACGGCGGGGTGCTCGCCGGCGACCTGGTGCTGGCGGGTCCGGCCACCGCGGTGCTCGCCTACAACGACCTGGTCGCGATGGGTCTGCTGCACCGGCTGGCGGCCCGCGGCGCGGTCGTCCCGGAGCGGATGAGCGTGGTCGGCTACGACGACATAAGCTTCGCCGCGATGAGCCACCCGCCGCTGACCAGTGTCGCCGTGCCGAAGGACCGGGCCGGTGCGATCGGTCTCGACCTGCTGCTCGGCCGGGGCAGCATGACGGCCGCCCAGGGCGCCGAGGTCATCCTCCCCACCACCCTGGTCGTCCGCGCCTCGTCCGCCGCGGTTTAG
- a CDS encoding NUDIX hydrolase, with translation MTTSVVSVTVDLVLLTIRQGVLQVLLIRRGIEPYLGKWALPGGFVLDGEDLEEAAARELSEETGLDPRAGHFEQLATYGAPDRDPRGRVITVAYLALLPDLPSPVAGGDAASASWQPVDGVELAFDHDRILADGIERARAKLEYTPLATVFCPPEFTVAELRAVYETVWRTRLDPRNFHRKVTGAEGFVEPTGGTVIRDRGRPAQLYRRGPAALLHPPLLRSTSG, from the coding sequence ATGACGACAAGCGTGGTGTCGGTCACCGTCGACCTGGTGCTCCTGACCATTCGTCAGGGCGTGCTGCAGGTGTTGCTGATCCGGCGGGGCATCGAGCCGTACCTCGGGAAATGGGCCCTTCCCGGCGGTTTCGTGCTGGACGGCGAGGATCTGGAGGAGGCGGCCGCCCGCGAACTGAGCGAGGAGACCGGGCTCGACCCGCGCGCCGGGCACTTCGAGCAGCTCGCCACGTATGGCGCGCCGGACCGCGACCCACGTGGGCGGGTGATCACCGTCGCCTACCTGGCGTTACTGCCCGACCTGCCCTCCCCGGTGGCCGGCGGCGACGCGGCGAGCGCCTCCTGGCAGCCGGTCGACGGGGTCGAGCTGGCCTTCGACCACGACCGGATCCTCGCCGACGGCATCGAACGCGCCCGCGCCAAACTCGAGTACACCCCGTTGGCCACGGTGTTCTGCCCACCCGAGTTCACCGTGGCCGAACTGCGCGCGGTCTACGAGACGGTGTGGCGTACCCGCCTCGACCCCCGCAACTTCCACCGCAAGGTGACCGGCGCCGAAGGGTTCGTCGAGCCGACCGGTGGCACGGTGATCCGCGACCGGGGTCGCCCGGCCCAGCTCTACCGCCGCGGCCCGGCCGCCCTGCTGCATCCGCCCCTGTTGCGGTCCACTTCCGGCTGA
- a CDS encoding protein kinase domain-containing protein codes for MPDSRPNLIAERYRLVGQIGQGGMGRVWSARDELLARDVAVKELVPAAGLTQAELGALRERTIREARAIAMLDHPNVVRIFDVVFDRGEPWIVMELVPSRSLFDTVRDDGPMAPDRVARVGLGVLAALRAAHRVGLLHRDVKPGNVLLAHDGRVVLTDFGLATAAGDAGMTSTGIVLGSPQYLAPERALDAEIGPPADLWSLGATLYAAVEGRPPYVRSSPMATLAALATELPAAPERAGVLRHALTALLQRDPARRADAETAQRLLLAATSPGAAPPPETPRYEQPTFAVPNQRTPAPVLPPAAPAPASGFAGPGLVSHGPVTGSADPLAVLEPSPRKPVDPLAVLAPRQVGSGTDSGRPPVGPATAQPLLGAAPETADGSMGAGPPPDPAGRSGSTVASPVVAPRSRHRALVVAAAVALLVTGGLVAYPMISGGGTAEPQPDAALVLPSAGEAGGAGSPIASVPVRTTRPRPGASAAGPSGVASGSVKPTRPASATPAAVSPSTATTTTPAVVAGRQFVSHGTGTCLYAPGTTGRIQSWACNGDAGQRFTHPSDGTLRVRGKCVQIAGTGDGATLDLATCTGARAQQWNYNESYDLVNLWAIKCVDVPDASTANGVVVQVWECSGASHQKWDY; via the coding sequence GTGCCCGACAGCCGTCCGAATCTGATCGCCGAACGCTACCGCCTGGTAGGCCAGATAGGCCAGGGCGGCATGGGCCGCGTCTGGTCCGCCCGCGACGAGCTGCTCGCCCGCGACGTGGCCGTCAAGGAGCTCGTCCCGGCGGCCGGCCTCACCCAGGCCGAACTCGGCGCACTCCGGGAACGCACCATCCGCGAGGCCCGCGCCATCGCCATGCTCGACCATCCCAACGTGGTCCGGATCTTCGACGTCGTCTTCGACCGCGGCGAACCGTGGATCGTCATGGAGCTGGTCCCGTCCCGGTCGTTGTTCGACACCGTCCGCGACGACGGGCCGATGGCCCCCGACCGGGTCGCCCGGGTCGGCCTCGGCGTGCTGGCCGCCCTGCGCGCCGCGCACCGGGTCGGGTTGCTCCACCGTGACGTCAAGCCGGGCAACGTCCTGCTCGCCCACGACGGGCGGGTGGTGCTGACCGATTTCGGCCTGGCCACCGCGGCCGGGGACGCCGGCATGACCAGCACCGGCATCGTGCTCGGCTCCCCGCAGTACCTCGCCCCGGAACGCGCCCTCGACGCGGAGATCGGGCCGCCCGCCGATCTGTGGTCGCTCGGCGCGACCCTCTATGCCGCGGTCGAGGGCCGGCCACCCTATGTCCGCTCGTCCCCGATGGCGACCCTGGCCGCCCTGGCCACCGAACTCCCGGCCGCACCGGAACGCGCCGGCGTCCTGCGTCACGCCCTGACCGCGTTGCTGCAGCGCGACCCGGCCCGACGTGCCGACGCCGAGACCGCCCAGCGGCTGCTGCTCGCGGCGACGTCGCCGGGCGCGGCCCCACCGCCGGAGACGCCCCGCTACGAGCAACCCACCTTCGCCGTCCCCAACCAGCGAACCCCGGCCCCGGTCCTCCCGCCCGCCGCGCCCGCACCCGCTTCCGGGTTTGCCGGGCCCGGGCTCGTGTCCCACGGGCCGGTCACCGGTTCGGCTGATCCGCTCGCGGTGCTGGAGCCGTCACCGCGCAAGCCGGTCGATCCGCTGGCGGTCCTGGCTCCTCGGCAGGTCGGTTCCGGTACCGACTCCGGGCGGCCGCCGGTCGGACCGGCCACGGCTCAGCCGCTCCTCGGGGCAGCGCCGGAGACCGCCGACGGTTCGATGGGGGCGGGGCCGCCGCCGGACCCGGCCGGGCGAAGCGGTTCGACGGTCGCCTCACCCGTGGTCGCGCCGCGATCCCGGCACCGTGCCCTGGTCGTGGCGGCGGCGGTCGCGTTGCTGGTCACGGGTGGGCTTGTGGCGTACCCCATGATCTCTGGCGGAGGCACCGCGGAGCCGCAGCCGGACGCCGCTCTCGTCCTGCCGTCGGCGGGGGAGGCCGGTGGCGCGGGAAGTCCGATCGCGAGTGTGCCGGTCCGGACCACCCGCCCGCGTCCGGGTGCGTCGGCCGCCGGGCCTTCCGGTGTCGCGAGCGGCTCGGTCAAGCCGACGAGACCGGCGAGTGCGACGCCCGCCGCCGTGTCTCCGAGCACCGCGACCACGACGACCCCGGCGGTCGTCGCCGGGCGGCAGTTCGTCAGCCACGGCACCGGGACCTGCCTCTACGCGCCCGGGACGACCGGCCGGATCCAGTCGTGGGCCTGCAACGGCGACGCCGGGCAGCGGTTCACCCACCCGTCCGACGGCACGCTGCGCGTCCGCGGCAAATGCGTCCAGATCGCGGGCACCGGCGACGGCGCCACCCTCGACCTGGCCACCTGCACCGGGGCCCGGGCCCAGCAGTGGAACTACAACGAGTCCTACGACCTGGTCAACCTGTGGGCGATCAAGTGCGTCGACGTCCCCGACGCGAGCACCGCCAACGGTGTGGTGGTCCAGGTCTGGGAGTGTTCCGGAGCGTCCCACCAGAAGTGGGATTACTGA
- a CDS encoding ATP-binding protein yields the protein MKIAFTGKGGSGKSTLAALFVQHLRAAGHRVLAVDADVNVHLAPLLGVTARAEAALSHPDNVRRVRTHLIGSNSRIDGVEHFVATTPPGPGSRLVTLDGDDPVLAGHATALDERTHVMHVGTYEARDIGSGCYHGHLAILENLLSHLDPADDGWVVCDMVAGTDAFANSLHAQFDTIVVVAEPTPESVSVARRYRELAEAAGVLETVAIVGNKVADPADLEYLERELGVAPIAVLGTQTGLRRARQAGLPPRPEDLDDASALALVAEHAAVRSLSAEDRAALMRTLHLRLSGKGWVRAAHGDVTTQLPLSV from the coding sequence ATGAAAATCGCTTTCACTGGCAAGGGCGGGAGTGGGAAGAGCACGCTCGCGGCGCTGTTCGTGCAGCACCTGCGGGCGGCCGGGCATCGGGTCCTGGCCGTCGACGCCGACGTCAACGTGCACCTCGCGCCGCTGCTCGGGGTGACCGCGCGGGCCGAGGCCGCGCTGTCGCATCCGGACAACGTCCGGCGGGTGCGTACGCACCTGATCGGGAGCAACAGCCGGATCGACGGGGTCGAGCACTTCGTGGCGACGACACCGCCGGGGCCCGGTTCGCGGCTGGTCACGCTGGACGGCGACGATCCGGTGCTGGCCGGGCACGCGACCGCGCTCGACGAGCGCACGCACGTCATGCACGTCGGCACCTACGAGGCCCGCGACATCGGCTCCGGCTGCTATCACGGGCATCTGGCGATCCTGGAGAACCTGCTGTCGCACCTGGACCCGGCCGACGACGGCTGGGTGGTCTGCGACATGGTGGCCGGCACCGACGCGTTCGCGAACTCGCTGCACGCCCAGTTCGACACGATCGTCGTGGTGGCCGAGCCGACACCGGAGTCGGTGTCGGTGGCCCGCCGCTACCGGGAACTGGCCGAGGCCGCCGGGGTGCTGGAGACCGTCGCGATCGTCGGCAACAAGGTCGCCGATCCGGCCGACCTGGAGTATCTGGAGCGTGAGCTCGGGGTGGCGCCGATCGCGGTGCTCGGCACGCAGACCGGGCTGCGCCGGGCGCGGCAGGCGGGTCTGCCACCGCGGCCGGAGGATCTGGACGACGCCTCCGCGCTGGCGCTCGTCGCCGAACACGCCGCGGTCCGGTCACTGTCCGCCGAGGACAGGGCGGCCCTCATGCGTACGCTCCACCTGCGCCTGTCCGGCAAGGGGTGGGTGAGGGCCGCCCACGGCGATGTGACGACTCAGTTGCCGCTGAGCGTCTGA
- a CDS encoding alpha/beta hydrolase, giving the protein MSLSLRHALAALVMSASVLFATGSTAHAATATEVDGEISVPCWIHTYKPDADWYFPATTSPKALVYLQHGFSRANDNVADLARKYQAAGYLVFAPTLPSADIYGCTVNNLGNNTVFLNSVAAWIGTATTSSGALATSYAAAAAKAGRSGSTLPTGYVLAGHSAGGEAVAYIADRLRTTYPAAFANLKHLQLLDPVKSIFGNNLANGLNGLAGTSLPILTISSPPYLANSDAGGTVALTDLIDRDFLGVRLTTGSHCDAEGASTNALCTLTAGTSQAANVTALQTLAVNWAIGTDPSYYPGGTYSQGLLSGGVIQTLSGN; this is encoded by the coding sequence GTGTCTCTGTCCCTTCGCCATGCCCTCGCCGCGCTCGTGATGTCCGCGAGCGTCCTGTTCGCCACCGGTTCGACCGCGCACGCCGCCACCGCCACCGAAGTGGACGGCGAGATCTCGGTGCCCTGCTGGATCCACACCTACAAGCCCGACGCCGACTGGTACTTCCCGGCCACCACCAGCCCGAAGGCGCTCGTCTACCTCCAGCACGGCTTCTCCCGCGCCAACGACAACGTCGCCGATCTGGCCCGCAAGTACCAGGCCGCGGGCTATCTGGTCTTCGCGCCGACGCTGCCGTCCGCCGACATCTACGGCTGCACGGTCAACAACCTGGGCAACAACACCGTCTTCCTGAACAGCGTGGCCGCCTGGATCGGTACTGCCACCACCTCGTCCGGCGCGCTCGCCACCAGCTACGCCGCGGCCGCGGCCAAGGCCGGACGGTCCGGCAGCACCCTGCCCACCGGCTACGTGCTGGCCGGGCACTCGGCGGGCGGCGAGGCGGTCGCCTACATCGCCGACCGGTTGCGCACCACCTACCCGGCCGCGTTCGCGAACCTGAAACATCTGCAACTTCTCGACCCGGTGAAGTCGATCTTCGGCAACAACCTGGCGAACGGGCTCAACGGGCTGGCCGGCACCTCGCTGCCGATCCTGACCATCTCGTCGCCGCCCTACCTGGCCAACAGCGACGCCGGCGGCACGGTCGCACTCACCGACCTGATCGACCGGGACTTCCTCGGCGTGCGGCTCACCACCGGCTCGCACTGTGACGCCGAGGGGGCCAGCACCAACGCGCTGTGCACGCTGACCGCCGGGACTTCCCAGGCGGCCAACGTGACGGCGTTGCAGACCCTCGCGGTGAACTGGGCGATCGGCACCGACCCGTCCTACTACCCGGGCGGCACCTACTCCCAGGGCCTGCTTTCCGGCGGCGTGATTCAGACGCTCAGCGGCAACTGA
- a CDS encoding NAD(P)-dependent alcohol dehydrogenase yields the protein MRAMVYRRYGPPEVLQPVELPTPSPSGDQVLIRVHAGTVTSAESGMRQGLPRWGRIIIGPFQPRRGVRVLGLEFAGEVVATGPDAQRYRVGERVFGFTGFALGANAEYLCLPERASMTTIPNRVTYAEAAACVDGFTTAWHFLRRIARIEAGRKVLVIGASGSIGTYAVQLAARTGAIVHGVCSGRNAALVKSLGAARVFDYATEDFTAGGERYDVVFDTVTRSSYRGCRPVLAPRGVYLPTTGMINNVLALSTALTGGRRVRTGMSVRKHEALAELRDLLDHDRLRVVIDRTYPIAELVEAHRYVDTGRKTGNVVITVSDHDGQTTSSATSPLSESRITR from the coding sequence ATGCGAGCGATGGTCTACCGGCGTTACGGCCCGCCCGAGGTGTTGCAGCCGGTTGAACTGCCCACTCCGTCGCCGTCCGGCGATCAGGTCCTGATCCGGGTCCACGCCGGCACCGTCACCTCCGCGGAGTCCGGGATGCGCCAGGGGCTGCCGCGCTGGGGGCGGATCATCATCGGACCGTTTCAACCCCGCCGCGGGGTACGGGTACTCGGCCTCGAATTCGCCGGAGAGGTGGTCGCGACCGGCCCGGACGCGCAGCGCTACCGGGTCGGCGAGCGGGTGTTCGGGTTCACCGGGTTCGCGCTGGGTGCCAACGCCGAGTACCTGTGCCTGCCGGAGCGGGCGTCGATGACGACCATCCCGAACCGGGTCACCTACGCCGAGGCGGCCGCCTGCGTCGACGGGTTCACCACCGCGTGGCACTTCCTGCGGCGGATCGCCCGGATCGAGGCGGGCCGGAAGGTGCTGGTCATCGGGGCGTCGGGAAGTATCGGGACGTACGCGGTGCAACTCGCGGCCCGGACCGGGGCGATCGTGCACGGGGTGTGCAGCGGGCGGAACGCGGCTCTCGTGAAGTCTCTCGGGGCGGCCCGGGTCTTCGACTACGCCACTGAGGACTTCACCGCCGGCGGGGAGCGGTACGACGTCGTGTTCGACACGGTCACGCGTAGCTCGTACCGCGGATGCCGTCCGGTCCTCGCCCCTCGGGGCGTTTATCTCCCGACCACCGGAATGATCAACAACGTGCTGGCCCTGAGCACCGCCCTGACCGGTGGCCGCCGGGTCCGGACCGGCATGTCGGTCCGCAAGCATGAGGCCCTCGCCGAGCTCCGCGACCTGCTCGACCACGACCGACTACGAGTCGTGATCGACCGTACCTACCCGATCGCCGAGCTGGTCGAGGCACACCGCTACGTCGACACCGGACGCAAGACCGGCAACGTCGTGATCACGGTCAGCGATCACGACGGGCAGACGACGTCCTCAGCGACCTCTCCGCTCTCCGAGTCGAGGATCACCAGGTAG